The following are from one region of the Blastocatellia bacterium genome:
- a CDS encoding glycosyltransferase family 39 protein produces the protein MRRQRAKSKRQKANVAAPAALPLPESPPPDDAPPSGDVPGDAAASDSLIPQQSATRFDRATKLIAERGTVLVAIIAAVLSIACFAYFFANGMTNHYGDGLAHVNIARKVVDSPDSSLWQRYLQIGTPWLPLHTVLMLPLVANDSLWRSGAAGSLVSMAAFVIAATMIFQIARRLYRQEDARLAVWMPVASVAIFALNPSALFMQTTPMTETVFMASMTTAVFCLQRWVAEPTTKRLVAAGLAMTLATLARYEAWPVAMLSVLIVALASVGTWKIKSRNAAVFAALVAAGPLYWLWHNWAIFGNPLEFLSGAHSARGIFLHEEARLGWAKVFIGHPLISMLWMAITTAVCAGPLVLLLGGVGFVTFVALKRRALVGHLPAALLAVPFFFHGFSVARGEIQIFPFSAFGLLNVRYGLPHLLALAAFAPAVAWLFKPRIRQAALVVLGGLVVLQYGYLISEGPSQLAVYQEGYRNGVNSARAREWARVAAWLEANPPRQAVWMNTGALGPVVPRGGLRFAQIIHEGSLRWHAINEAIPADVSMVIYQAGDPVAEQLQNNPALARDFADHFQQQFAYGDVKVFARK, from the coding sequence ATGAGAAGGCAAAGGGCAAAGAGCAAAAGGCAAAAGGCAAACGTTGCCGCGCCCGCCGCTTTGCCGCTGCCGGAAAGCCCTCCGCCCGACGACGCGCCACCGTCGGGCGATGTCCCTGGTGATGCCGCGGCGTCTGATTCTCTAATCCCACAGCAATCAGCAACGAGATTTGACCGGGCGACGAAGTTGATTGCCGAGCGCGGCACAGTGTTAGTGGCCATCATTGCCGCCGTCCTCTCTATCGCCTGCTTTGCCTACTTCTTCGCCAACGGCATGACGAATCACTATGGCGATGGCCTCGCTCACGTCAACATCGCCCGCAAGGTCGTTGATTCGCCCGACAGCTCGCTGTGGCAGAGATACTTGCAAATCGGCACGCCGTGGCTTCCATTACATACCGTGCTGATGCTGCCGCTGGTGGCTAACGACAGCCTGTGGCGCAGCGGCGCGGCCGGCAGCCTGGTTTCGATGGCGGCTTTCGTGATTGCGGCGACGATGATCTTTCAAATCGCGCGCCGGCTGTATCGCCAGGAAGATGCGCGGCTGGCGGTATGGATGCCGGTCGCGTCAGTGGCGATCTTCGCGCTGAATCCGAGCGCGCTGTTTATGCAAACGACGCCGATGACCGAGACCGTTTTTATGGCGTCAATGACGACGGCGGTCTTCTGCTTACAGCGATGGGTCGCTGAGCCGACGACGAAGCGGCTCGTGGCGGCTGGTCTGGCGATGACCCTGGCAACGCTAGCGCGCTACGAAGCCTGGCCGGTGGCGATGCTGTCGGTTTTGATCGTCGCTCTCGCGAGTGTCGGCACATGGAAGATCAAGTCGAGGAATGCCGCCGTGTTTGCCGCGCTGGTGGCCGCCGGGCCGCTTTACTGGTTGTGGCATAACTGGGCGATCTTCGGCAACCCGCTCGAATTCCTGAGCGGCGCGCATTCGGCGCGCGGCATCTTTCTTCACGAAGAAGCCCGGCTCGGCTGGGCCAAAGTCTTCATCGGCCACCCGCTGATCTCGATGCTGTGGATGGCCATCACCACGGCGGTCTGCGCCGGCCCGCTCGTGCTTCTGCTCGGCGGCGTTGGTTTTGTAACCTTCGTCGCTTTGAAGCGGCGAGCCCTGGTCGGGCACCTGCCGGCGGCATTGCTCGCAGTGCCTTTCTTCTTTCATGGGTTCAGCGTCGCGCGCGGCGAGATTCAGATTTTTCCTTTCAGCGCCTTCGGGTTGCTCAACGTGCGTTATGGCCTGCCGCACCTGCTGGCGCTTGCGGCGTTCGCCCCGGCAGTCGCGTGGCTGTTCAAACCGCGAATCCGGCAAGCCGCGCTCGTCGTGCTGGGCGGGCTGGTCGTGTTGCAGTATGGCTACTTGATCTCTGAAGGGCCGTCGCAACTGGCGGTCTATCAGGAAGGCTATCGCAATGGCGTCAACTCGGCGCGCGCCCGCGAGTGGGCGCGGGTTGCCGCATGGCTCGAAGCCAATCCGCCGCGGCAGGCCGTCTGGATGAACACCGGCGCTTTAGGGCCGGTCGTGCCGCGCGGCGGACTGCGTTTCGCGCAGATCATTCACGAAGGCTCGCTCCGCTGGCACGCCATCAACGAAGCGATTCCCGCCGATGTTTCGATGGTGATTTACCAGGCGGGCGACCCGGTCGCCGAGCAGCTTCAGAATAATCCAGCTCTGGCTCGGGATTTCGCTGATCACTTTCAGCAGCAGTTTGCCTATGGCGACGTGAAAGTCTTTGCTCGGAAATAA
- a CDS encoding sensor domain-containing diguanylate cyclase has product MYSLFNVLTDQHSAELVPVRCNRQTVKRLVSYFEDLVTENKSSVLVLEGRCPDGDPERDRERLQKLAGDARHLYLFTCDSHCATRTWEAPARESLTLFEEREHHDLENGPFILVIDPRFCGLLSCAEIPRSSATQAQTYAVVWTFDPNVVYTAVEYLLARIGPQRPKARSGLEMLLNATTTRRASLRVALTFTTKLARLMQRQSELDMATSRISSAISNTLELEVILQTAVEEVGRALNARRAALVLWREGTSLPEGISVYERAEDKLHEAPDRELHALKAPAPDSVISYLAPPLLRATEMQAPGNGNGLTHTVVPATAFATGGLSAAVDVPGSLEIPLTYRNSIIGVLVVEDDTPNRDWEDEERLMVRTVSDQLAIAISHARLFRHVQTQAMTDSLTGLYNHRYFHERLDREIQMADRNNESLSLILLDLDHLKRINDTHGHRAGDAALCHIAAILKATVREIDICARYGGEEFVIILPQCEREAAFQVAERVREAIALQPVPKVGAVTASIGLATYPTPAATKEELIEMSDRAMYLAKDAGRNRVRTMLHRAPENLNALPAAERP; this is encoded by the coding sequence ATGTATTCGCTTTTTAACGTACTCACCGACCAGCACAGCGCCGAACTAGTCCCGGTTCGCTGCAATCGGCAGACGGTCAAGCGTTTGGTCAGCTATTTCGAAGACCTGGTAACCGAAAACAAGTCCTCGGTACTGGTGCTCGAAGGCCGCTGCCCGGACGGCGACCCGGAGCGCGACCGCGAGCGCTTGCAGAAGCTGGCTGGTGACGCGCGTCACCTCTATCTCTTCACCTGCGATTCACATTGCGCGACCCGCACCTGGGAAGCGCCGGCGCGCGAATCCCTTACCCTGTTCGAAGAGCGCGAACACCACGATCTGGAGAACGGCCCATTCATACTGGTGATTGACCCGCGCTTTTGCGGGCTGCTCTCATGCGCCGAGATACCGCGCTCGTCGGCCACCCAGGCGCAGACCTATGCCGTCGTCTGGACCTTCGACCCGAACGTGGTTTACACGGCGGTCGAGTACCTGCTGGCGCGCATCGGCCCGCAGCGGCCCAAGGCACGCAGCGGCCTGGAGATGCTGCTGAACGCCACGACGACACGGCGCGCGTCGCTGCGTGTGGCCCTGACCTTCACGACGAAACTGGCGCGGCTGATGCAGCGGCAGAGCGAGCTCGACATGGCCACGAGCCGCATCAGCTCGGCCATCTCGAACACGCTCGAACTTGAAGTCATCTTACAAACAGCGGTTGAAGAGGTGGGCCGGGCGCTCAACGCCCGCCGCGCCGCGCTGGTGCTATGGCGCGAGGGCACGAGCTTGCCGGAAGGCATCAGCGTTTACGAGCGCGCCGAGGATAAATTGCATGAAGCGCCGGACAGGGAACTCCATGCCTTGAAGGCACCGGCGCCCGATTCGGTGATTTCATACCTTGCACCGCCGCTCCTGCGAGCGACGGAAATGCAGGCCCCGGGGAATGGCAACGGGCTGACCCACACCGTTGTGCCGGCAACGGCCTTCGCCACCGGTGGCCTGAGCGCCGCGGTTGACGTGCCCGGCTCGCTGGAAATTCCCCTGACCTATCGCAACAGCATTATTGGCGTGCTGGTCGTCGAAGACGACACACCGAATCGTGATTGGGAAGACGAAGAGCGCTTGATGGTCCGCACCGTGTCGGACCAGTTGGCGATTGCCATCAGTCACGCGCGTCTGTTCCGTCACGTGCAGACCCAGGCGATGACCGACTCGCTAACCGGGCTTTATAATCATCGTTATTTTCACGAGCGGCTCGACCGCGAGATTCAGATGGCCGACCGCAACAATGAAAGCCTGTCGCTGATCCTTCTCGACCTCGACCACCTGAAACGCATCAACGACACCCACGGCCACCGCGCCGGCGATGCCGCGCTCTGCCACATTGCCGCCATCTTGAAAGCGACGGTGCGCGAGATCGATATCTGCGCGCGTTATGGCGGCGAAGAGTTCGTCATCATCCTGCCGCAATGCGAGCGCGAGGCGGCATTCCAGGTCGCCGAGCGCGTCCGCGAAGCCATCGCCTTACAGCCGGTGCCCAAGGTCGGCGCGGTGACGGCGAGCATCGGCCTTGCCACCTACCCGACACCCGCGGCGACCAAGGAAGAACTGATAGAAATGTCTGACCGCGCCATGTACCTCGCAAAAGACGCGGGCCGCAACCGCGTGCGCACCATGCTGCACCGCGCTCCAGAAAACCTGAACGCCTTACCCGCCGCCGAGCGCCCCTGA
- the argS gene encoding arginine--tRNA ligase, producing the protein MFIDKADAYKHFVPTALLRDALLDLIHGVDCSMTIQQQVRDELRAAIKALFDMDLAEFTSEIPPRTELGDLAFPVAFELAKRLKAATGQKQNPREVASRLAEKLRAVEGVARTEVAGAGYINVYFDRASYLLNVAQGSAAPAPQLGGKIIVEHTAVNPNKAAHIGHLRNAVLGDTTVRLLRAAGETVEVQNYIDNTGVQVADVVVGFRHIEQKSLEEIKAIEGKFDFYCWNLYARVGQFYEEDKSRLALRAETLHAIESGEGEVYEMADYVATRIVHHHLDTFLRVGIKYDVLPRESDVLHLHLWNRAFELLKTRGAIEQVGEGKLAGCWVMRAADDGHPADEEESEHEADKVIVRSNGTVTYTGKDIAFHLWKLGQLDLDFYYKPFRTYPDGHTVWVTTSNERDDYPMHPKFGNGAAYFNVIDIGQSYPQHYVKLGVMAVDHDERVERSAHLAYEKVTLSPAAAEQLGQQLSEEDRKRGAVSMSGRKGLGVKADDLIDQLQASAFAEVESRHPELDESEQQATAHKIAVGALRYFLLKYLRNSIIAFDFKEALSFDGETGPYIQYSVVRANSIFRKLTDAGITPGAAALREVARERLNELLGNEAGDDLWSLCYLASRLDEVIGGAVGTLEPAIVAKWTFQLAQRFNLFYHHYHILSETDADRRALLVAITAIVRERLIAALDVLGIEAPERM; encoded by the coding sequence ATGTTTATAGATAAAGCTGATGCCTATAAACATTTCGTGCCTACGGCACTTTTGCGAGACGCGCTGCTAGATTTGATTCATGGAGTCGATTGCAGCATGACGATTCAGCAACAGGTGCGCGACGAGTTGCGCGCCGCCATCAAAGCGTTGTTCGATATGGACCTCGCCGAGTTCACCAGCGAGATACCACCGCGCACAGAGCTGGGCGATCTGGCCTTCCCCGTCGCTTTCGAGCTGGCTAAACGGCTCAAAGCGGCAACCGGGCAGAAACAGAACCCGCGCGAAGTCGCGTCGCGACTGGCCGAAAAACTGCGCGCCGTCGAAGGCGTCGCCCGCACCGAAGTCGCGGGTGCCGGCTATATCAACGTCTACTTTGACCGCGCCAGTTATTTATTGAACGTCGCGCAAGGCAGCGCCGCGCCCGCGCCGCAGCTCGGCGGCAAGATCATCGTCGAGCACACGGCGGTCAATCCCAACAAGGCGGCGCACATCGGCCATCTGCGCAATGCCGTGCTCGGCGACACCACTGTGCGATTGCTGCGTGCCGCCGGCGAGACCGTCGAAGTGCAGAACTACATCGATAACACAGGTGTGCAGGTCGCCGATGTCGTCGTCGGCTTCCGCCACATCGAGCAGAAATCGCTCGAAGAGATCAAAGCCATCGAGGGCAAGTTCGATTTCTATTGTTGGAACCTGTACGCCCGCGTCGGCCAGTTCTACGAAGAAGACAAATCGCGCCTTGCGCTGCGCGCCGAAACCTTGCACGCCATCGAATCGGGCGAAGGCGAAGTCTACGAGATGGCCGATTACGTCGCGACGCGGATCGTGCATCATCACCTCGACACCTTCCTGCGCGTCGGCATCAAGTATGACGTGTTGCCGCGCGAGTCAGACGTGCTGCACCTGCATCTCTGGAACCGCGCCTTCGAGTTGCTGAAAACGCGCGGCGCAATCGAGCAGGTCGGCGAAGGCAAGCTCGCCGGGTGCTGGGTCATGCGCGCCGCCGACGACGGCCATCCTGCTGACGAAGAAGAGTCCGAGCACGAGGCCGACAAGGTGATCGTGCGCTCGAACGGCACGGTGACTTACACGGGCAAAGACATCGCCTTTCATTTATGGAAGCTGGGACAGCTCGACCTCGATTTTTATTACAAGCCGTTTCGCACATATCCCGATGGCCACACGGTCTGGGTGACGACCTCGAACGAGCGCGATGATTATCCGATGCATCCGAAGTTCGGCAACGGCGCGGCCTACTTCAATGTCATAGACATCGGCCAGTCTTACCCGCAGCATTACGTCAAGCTCGGCGTCATGGCCGTTGACCACGACGAGCGCGTCGAGCGCAGCGCTCACCTGGCTTACGAAAAAGTGACGCTATCGCCAGCCGCCGCCGAACAACTGGGCCAGCAGTTGTCCGAAGAAGACCGCAAGCGCGGCGCTGTCTCGATGTCCGGTCGCAAGGGGCTTGGCGTCAAGGCCGACGATTTGATCGATCAGTTGCAGGCGAGCGCCTTCGCAGAGGTCGAGAGCCGCCACCCTGAGCTGGATGAGTCAGAACAGCAGGCCACCGCGCATAAGATCGCCGTCGGCGCGCTGCGCTACTTCCTGCTGAAGTACCTGCGCAACTCGATCATCGCCTTCGACTTCAAAGAGGCGCTATCGTTCGACGGCGAGACCGGCCCTTATATTCAGTATTCGGTCGTGCGCGCCAATTCGATCTTCCGCAAGCTCACAGACGCCGGGATTACGCCGGGGGCGGCGGCCCTGCGCGAAGTGGCGCGCGAGCGCCTCAACGAGTTGCTCGGCAATGAAGCGGGCGATGATCTCTGGTCGCTCTGTTATCTGGCATCGCGCCTGGACGAAGTCATCGGCGGCGCGGTTGGCACGCTGGAGCCGGCCATTGTCGCGAAGTGGACGTTCCAACTGGCGCAGCGCTTCAACCTGTTTTATCACCATTACCACATTCTCTCCGAGACGGACGCCGACCGCCGCGCCTTGCTGGTCGCCATCACGGCCATCGTGCGCGAAAGGCTGATCGCCGCGCTCGACGTGCTCGGCATCGAAGCGCCGGAGCGCATGTAA
- the aroF gene encoding 3-deoxy-7-phosphoheptulonate synthase, with the protein MLIVMTPEATEAQVEDVLQVIRSLGYKPHPMPGETRTAIGITGNPGAIDPAHFENLPGVAEAIRVSKPYKLVSRDLKHDDTVVQIGDADIGGPQPAIIAGPCAVESHQQTMEIAEIVAASGAQFFRAGAFKPRTSPYSFQGLGVEGLKILADVRDRFGLKIVTEVLDTETADVVEEYTDVLQIGARNMQNFSLLRRIGQARKPVMLKRGLAATLEEFLLAAEYIMAEGNYNVILCERGVRTFADHTRNTLDLSVVPAVQHRSHLPIIVDPSHGTGKRHKVIPMARAAIAAGADGIMVEVHNHPELALSDGPQALLPDMFNRLVTEVRAIHRVILETETPQA; encoded by the coding sequence ATGCTCATCGTCATGACTCCTGAGGCGACCGAGGCGCAGGTCGAAGACGTCCTGCAAGTCATTCGTAGCCTGGGCTACAAACCACACCCGATGCCCGGTGAGACGCGCACGGCGATTGGCATCACCGGCAATCCCGGCGCGATTGATCCCGCTCATTTCGAGAACCTGCCCGGCGTCGCTGAGGCCATCCGCGTGTCGAAGCCTTATAAGCTGGTCAGCCGCGACCTCAAGCACGATGACACGGTTGTACAGATCGGCGACGCAGACATCGGCGGCCCGCAGCCGGCCATCATCGCCGGCCCCTGCGCCGTCGAATCGCATCAACAGACGATGGAGATTGCCGAGATCGTCGCCGCCAGCGGCGCGCAGTTCTTTCGCGCCGGCGCTTTCAAGCCGCGCACCTCGCCTTACTCGTTTCAAGGGCTGGGCGTCGAAGGATTGAAGATACTGGCCGACGTGCGTGACCGCTTCGGGCTGAAGATCGTCACCGAAGTCCTGGACACAGAGACCGCCGATGTCGTCGAAGAGTATACAGACGTGCTGCAAATCGGCGCGCGCAACATGCAGAACTTCTCCCTGCTCAGGCGCATCGGCCAGGCGCGCAAGCCTGTGATGCTCAAACGCGGGCTGGCGGCGACGCTTGAAGAGTTCTTGCTGGCCGCTGAATACATCATGGCCGAGGGCAACTATAACGTCATCCTCTGCGAGCGCGGCGTTCGCACCTTCGCCGACCACACACGCAACACGCTCGACCTGTCCGTGGTGCCGGCGGTGCAGCACCGCTCGCACTTGCCGATCATTGTTGACCCGTCGCACGGCACAGGCAAACGCCATAAGGTGATCCCGATGGCGCGCGCCGCCATCGCCGCCGGCGCCGACGGCATCATGGTCGAAGTCCACAACCACCCCGAGCTGGCGCTCTCGGATGGCCCGCAGGCGCTGCTGCCCGATATGTTCAACCGGCTCGTCACCGAAGTGCGCGCCATTCACCGCGTCATCCTCGAAACCGAAACCCCTCAAGCATGA